A single window of Jaculus jaculus isolate mJacJac1 chromosome 14, mJacJac1.mat.Y.cur, whole genome shotgun sequence DNA harbors:
- the Prok2 gene encoding prokineticin-2 isoform X2 encodes MRSPRCAPLLLLLLLLSPPAGDAAVITGVPFWGRRTHHTCPCLPGLACLRTSFNRFICLTRK; translated from the exons ATGAGGAGCCCGCGCTGCGCcccgctgctgctcctgctgctgctgctgtcgccGCCCGCGGGGGACGCCGCCGTCATTACCGGG GTTCCATTTTGGGGGCGAAGGACACATCACACTTGCCCATGTCTGCCAGGACTGGCCTGTTTAAGGACTTCTTTTAACCGGTTTATTTGTCTAACCCGAAAGTAA
- the Prok2 gene encoding prokineticin-2 isoform X1 has protein sequence MRSPRCAPLLLLLLLLSPPAGDAAVITGACDKDSQCGGGMCCAVSIWVKSIRICTPMGKVGDTCHPLTRKVPFWGRRTHHTCPCLPGLACLRTSFNRFICLTRK, from the exons ATGAGGAGCCCGCGCTGCGCcccgctgctgctcctgctgctgctgctgtcgccGCCCGCGGGGGACGCCGCCGTCATTACCGGG GCCTGCGACAAGGATTCGCAGTGTGGCGGAGGCATGTGCTGTGCCGTCAGTATCTGGGTTAAGAGCATACGGATCTGCACGCCCATGGGGAAGGTGGGCGATACCTGCCACCCGCTGACTCGGAAA GTTCCATTTTGGGGGCGAAGGACACATCACACTTGCCCATGTCTGCCAGGACTGGCCTGTTTAAGGACTTCTTTTAACCGGTTTATTTGTCTAACCCGAAAGTAA